A single genomic interval of Pseudodesulfovibrio sp. S3 harbors:
- a CDS encoding transporter substrate-binding domain-containing protein produces the protein MRISKTTMMLFASLVITGIALARPLVMTERSVKLVCDIWPPYQMNTQYAVTGLSAELVKAVYNRMGITRVEIQSRPWKRALDMVRFGEAEALFSANFTSDREDYLYYPDEPLFESQWVIWTKGNTQIQSLEDLKGKTIGVVLGYSYTPEFWKFIKTYCNVEEVYNDDSNFKKLSLGRLDATVAEYANGLFLAEKLSAPDLRPQVGVTIKKDGLYIVFSRDHTDAKFVTQFSNELRKFKTTIEFKNLWEKYLGMRR, from the coding sequence ATGCGGATATCCAAAACAACAATGATGCTGTTCGCATCCTTAGTGATCACGGGCATCGCACTTGCCCGACCGCTGGTAATGACCGAGCGGTCCGTCAAGCTGGTGTGCGATATCTGGCCCCCCTACCAGATGAACACGCAGTATGCCGTCACCGGCCTGTCGGCTGAATTGGTAAAAGCCGTATACAACAGGATGGGCATCACCCGCGTCGAAATTCAATCCCGGCCTTGGAAGCGGGCCTTGGACATGGTCCGGTTTGGTGAAGCCGAAGCACTCTTTTCCGCCAATTTCACTTCAGACCGCGAGGACTATCTGTACTATCCCGACGAACCGCTCTTCGAATCGCAGTGGGTTATCTGGACAAAAGGCAATACGCAGATCCAAAGCCTTGAAGACCTGAAGGGCAAAACCATCGGAGTCGTTCTCGGCTACAGTTATACGCCGGAATTCTGGAAGTTCATCAAAACCTATTGCAATGTCGAAGAGGTCTACAACGACGACAGCAATTTCAAGAAGCTCAGCCTTGGCCGGTTGGACGCCACCGTGGCCGAGTACGCCAACGGCCTGTTTCTCGCCGAAAAGCTGTCTGCCCCGGACCTTCGGCCCCAGGTCGGCGTCACCATTAAAAAAGACGGGCTCTATATCGTGTTCAGCCGTGACCATACGGATGCGAAATTCGTGACACAGTTTTCCAACGAGCTCAGAAAATTCAAAACAACTATTGAATTCAAGAACCTTTGGGAAAAATATCTCGGAATGAGGCGGTAA